From a single Paramormyrops kingsleyae isolate MSU_618 chromosome 14, PKINGS_0.4, whole genome shotgun sequence genomic region:
- the slc24a4a gene encoding sodium/potassium/calcium exchanger 4a isoform X3 translates to MAMMEDNDTEEVKNCTEPAIHEFPEDLFTNRERKQGGVLLHITAALYMFLALAIVCDDFFVTSLEKICEKLHMSEDVAGATFMAAGSSAPELFASIIGVFITHGDVGVGTIVGSAVFNILCIIGVCGIFAGQVVYLTRYAVFRDSLYYTLSVVALIVFIYDEKIVWWEGLVLVLMYLGYIVIMKFNSRMQEYFTGKEDKHIANGNTVSNELEDGNACYDDIWDDPTLPLLCAVKPSKTHSRGSVVMVDEIMNSSPPNYRFPEAGLRVMITNRFGPKTRLRMASRLIINERMGQASNGVEAAVVDGKPEIENGTVVEDKQPEEAENELSSPFIWPGGAMNRVKWLISWPVLVILYFTVPNCAKPRWEKFFMLSFILSTLWIAVFSYFMVWMVTIIGYTLGIPDVIMGITFLAAGTSVPDCIASLIVARQGLGDMAVSNTIGSNVFDILVGLGVPWAIQTIAVSYGSEVQINSRGLVYSVVLLLGSVALTVLGIHVNKWRLDLKLGIYVLVMYAIFLCFSVMIEYNVFTFVNLPMCQE, encoded by the exons cTATCCACGAGTTTCCGGAAGACCTGTTCACCAACCGGGAGCGCAAGCAGGGAGGCGTTTTGCTGCACATTACCGCG GCACTTTACATGTTCCTGGCCCTGGCCATCGTTTGTGATGACTTCTTTGTGACGTCACTTGAGAAGATCTGTGAG AAACTTCACATGAGTGAGGACGTTGCTGGGGCCACGTTTATGGCGGCGGGAAGTTCAGCTCCAGAACTTTTTGCCTCTATCATAG GTGTCTTTATTACCCATGGAGACGTAGGAGTTGGCACGATCGTTGGCTCTGCCGTCTTCAACATCCTCTGCATTATTGGCGTGTGTGGGATCTTTGCTGGCCAG GTGGTGTACCTCACCCGCTACGCAGTGTTCCGTGACTCTCTCTACTACACCCTGTCCGTGGTGGCTCTGATCGTG TTCATCTACGATGAGAAGATCGTGTG GTGGGAGGGTCTGGTGCTGGTGCTGATGTACCTGGGATACATTGTGATCATGAA ATTTAACTCGCGTATGCAGGAATACTTCACAGGGAAAGAGGATAAGCACATCGCCAACGGTAACACAGTCAGCAACGAGCTGGAGGATGGTAATGCATGTTATGACGATATATGGGATGACCCTACATTGCCATTGCTGTGTGCAG TGAAGCCCAGCAAAACTCACAGCCGAGGCTCTGTGGTGATGGTGGATGAGATCATGAACTCCAGTCCCCCAAACTACCGCTTCCCAGAAGCCGGCCTGCGTGTCATGATCACCAACCGCTTCGGACCCAAGACGCGCCTCCGCATGGCCAGCCGTCTCATCATCAACGAG AGGATGGGCCAGGCTTCAAATGGCGTTGAAGCTGCTGTCGTGGATGGAAAACCTGAAATTGAGAATGGCACCGTGGTGGAGGACAAGCAGCCTGAGGAAGCTGAGAATGAGCTGTCCTCCCCCTTCATCTGGCCAG GAGGTGCTATGAACAGGGTTAAGTGGCTCATCTCCTGGCCTGTGCTGGTGATTCTCTATTTCACTGTGCCGAACTGCGCCAAGCCTCGCTGGGAGAAGTTCTTCATGCTTTCCTTCATCCTATCGACACTCTGGATTGCTGTCTTTTCCTACTTCATGGTGTGGATG GTGACGATAATCGGTTACACTCTCGGAATTCCAGACGTCATCATGGGCATCACCTTCCTGGCTGCCGGCACCAGCGTTCCTGATTGCATCGCTAGCCTCATTGTTGCTCGACAAG gCTTAGGGGACATGGCCGTGTCCAACACCATTGGCAGCAACGTATTCGACATCCTGGTGGGACTGGGTGTTCCGTGGGCGATTCAGACTATAGCTGTCAGTTACGGCTCTGAG GTGCAGATAAACAGCCGGGGGCTGGTGTATTCAGTAGTGCTGCTGCTTGGCTCCGTGGCCCTCACT GTTTTGGGAATCCATGTGAACAAGTGGAGGCTGGACCTAAAGCTGGGGATCTATGTGCTGGTGATGTACGccatcttcctctgcttctCCGTCATGATTGAGTACAACGTCTTCACATTTGTCAACTTGCCCATGTGCCAGGAATAA